The proteins below are encoded in one region of Syngnathus acus chromosome 2, fSynAcu1.2, whole genome shotgun sequence:
- the her3 gene encoding hairy-related 3, whose protein sequence is MVASTDCVDKSDSITANKVSKPLMEKKRRARINKCLDQLKCLLESHYSSTIRKRKLEKADILELTVRHLKHLKKSHTFPSTRGELSDFQKGFHSCLANVKHYLLMADTVSDQQRLKMSQLPGKLDISRTTDSDTVLAETRGLPRRAKNDNATSHRTHGASHFRPSENTRMSMHKGCGLATAATMDDQRIRVTLKKCHLKNPSEVGNTQHNMWRPW, encoded by the exons ATGGTGGCATCTACTGACTGTGTGGACAAGTCCGATTCAATCACTGCAAATAAG GTATCCAAACCACTGATGGAGAAGAAACGAAGAGCTCGTATTAACAAGTGTTTGGACCAGTTGAAATGTCTTCTGgagagccactacagcagcaCT ATTCGGAAGCGCAAACTGGAGAAGGCTGACATATTGGAGCTCACCGTGAGACATTTGAAGCACCTTAAGAAATCTCACACCT TCCCATCCACGCGTGGGGAGCTTTCCGATTTCCAGAAAGGCTTTCACAGCTGCCTGGCCAACGTCAAACACTACTTGCTGATGGCTGACACAGTGAGCGACCAACAGCGCCTCAAGATGTCGCAGTTGCCCGGAAAACTGGACATCTCCAGGACCACGGATAGCGACACAGTCCTCGCAGAGACGCGTGGCTTGCCGAGGAGAGCCAAGAACGACAACGCGACCTCACATAGGACCCACGGCGCGTCTCACTTTCGCCCGAGTGAAAACACGCGAATGAGCATGCATAAAGGGTGTGGGCTGGCCACCGCCGCCACAATGGACGACCAGAGAATACGAGTTACGCTCAAGAAATGTCACCTCAAAAATCCCAGTGAAGTTGGCAACACCCAGCACAATATGTGGAGACCTTGGTAG
- the LOC119137972 gene encoding taste receptor type 1 member 1: protein MRFSVEQINNSTQLLPNVSLGYKIFDHCSVSDNFPGILDLISNKGLIRPWSEERLLVSAASKVVGVVGPFTSTDTLTIAPLFMMDLIPLVSYGAGSSAFSEKAKYSSFLRTVHSNQASIKIIVAIINHFHWEWVAFLNSNDAYGNDGLALFRKMIEDTDICLAFAMDLKHNANYSEMFYHIEVQRIKTIVVFAPKLLAETLVESAVQLGVTNKVWLAIDTWSLSEKLPKIKGIQKIGTVLGVSQPVVKIPGFTEFLLASQSQSPCDNAEELQFCNQICNCSTLSAQDIISVDPSYSFSVYSAVYAIAHALHNVLKCDTYRCLGNISVFPHTVLVELKKSNFTLLNQRIQFDEHGDPNFGSYSIVFWNKSGGIEEIGVYEFQSSLSFAINDSRIHWHGEWEVGKVPTSQCSHKCPVGFAKKPDGIHKCCFTCEECPNGTYINITEDAYTCVECKETEWSPEASTSCTLRKVEYVSFEDSTAILILVGTLLLLFLGVAMCVIFALNYNTPVVRSAGGHMCFLILGCLSLSSLSIVFFFGKPSVFSCVLRFMPFLLLFSMCLACFVVRAFQIVCVFKMAAKFPKLYGWWVKYHGQWLVVTGTFLTQCVMNSVSFWISTPKPYNETTWSPDKIILSCEISAKAVTGPTVMLVSLCALCFIFSYMGKDLPKNYNEAKAITFCLLLLILTWIIFVTICLLYRGKFVQSLNALAVLSSLYSFFLWYFLPKCYIIIFQPHKNTPQYFQGIIQNYTKTISQ from the exons ATGAGATTCTCTGTGGAGcagatcaataactcaacACAACTCTTGCCCAATGTGTCTCTGGGCTACAAGATATTTGACCACTGCTCAGTTTCCGACAATTTCCCCGGTATTTTGGAcctcatctcaaacaagggaTTGATCCGACCTTGGAGTGAAGAACGGCTGCTTGTGTCTGCAGCCTCCAAAGTCGTAGGAGTGGTAGGCCCTTTTACAAGCACCGACACGCTGACGATAGCGCCGCTCTTCATGATGGATCTCATTCCACTG GTCAGCTACGGCGCTGGCAGCTCGGCCTTTTccgaaaaagcaaaatattcatCTTTCCTTCGCACCGTGCATTCCAATCAAGCCAGCATCAAAATAATTGTTGCCATCATTAATCACTTCCATTGGGAGTGGGTGGCCTTCCTAAACAGCAACGATGCTTACGGCAATGACGGTCTGGCGCTCTTCAGGAAGATGATTGAAGATACCGACATTTGCCTGGCCTTCGCCATGGATCTCAAACACAACGCAAATTACTCTGAAATGTTCTACCACATTGAAGTGCAGAGAATAAAAACCATTGTAGTTTTTGCACCCAAACTGCTGGCCGAGACTCTCGTCGAGTCGGCGGTACAGTTGGGCGTCACCAACAAGGTGTGGCTGGCGATTGACACCTGGTCCTTAAGTGAGAAGCTCCCCAAAATAAAAGGCATCCAAAAAATTGGAACTGTACTGGGAGTATCTCAGCCTGTAGTAAAAATACCCGGTTTCACAGAATTTCTTCTTGCGTCCCAAAGCCAAAGTCCTTGTGACAATGCAGAGGAGCTTCAGTTTTGCAATCAGATTTGCAACTGCTCTACGCTGAGCGCACAGGATATCATCTCCGTGGACCCGTCCTACTCGTTTTCTGTTTATTCCGCCGTATATGCCATCGCTCACGCCTTACACAACGTCTTGAAATGTGACACGTACAGGTGTCTGGGAAATATTTCCGTCTTTCCCCACACG GTTCTGGTGGAGCTGAAGAAGTCCAATTTCACACTGCTCAACCAGCGCATACAATTTGATGAGCACGGGGACCCCAATTTTGGATCTTATTCCATCGTTTTCTGGAACAAAAGCGGGGGCATTGAGGAGATTGGAGTCTATGAATTTCAATCCTCGCTCAGCTTTGCTATCAACGACAGTAGAATTCACTGGCATGGAGAATGGGAGGTAGGCAAA GTTCCAACGTCACAATGCTCTCACAAGTGTCCCGTTGGGTTTGCAAAGAAGCCGGACGGAATTCACAAGTGTTGCTTCACCTGTGAGGAATGTCCTAATGGAACCTATATCAACATCACAG AGGACGCATACACGTGTGTGGAGTGTAAGGAGACGGAGTGGTCACCAGAAGCCAGCACATCTTGCACCCTACGAAAAGTGGAGTACGTCTCGTTTGAGGACAGCACTGCTATTTTGATCTTGGTGGGAACATTGCTGCTACTCTTCCTGGGAGTCGCCATGTGTGTTATCTTTGCCCTCAACTACAACACGCCAGTCGTCAGGTCCGCCGGCGGCCACATGTGCTTTCTCATTTTGGGATGCCTCAGTCTGAGCAGCCTGAGTATCGTCTTCTTCTTTGGAAAGCCCTCGGTTTTCTCGTGCGTCTTACGTTTCATGccctttttgttgcttttctcGATGTGCCTTGCGTGTTTTGTGGTGCGTGCTTTCCAGATTGTTTGCgttttcaaaatggccgccaagTTCCCCAAACTATACGGTTGGTGGGTGAAATATCACGGTCAGTGGCTCGTCGTCACAGGGACGTTTTTAACGCAATGCGTCATGAATTCGGTTAGCTTTTGGATTTCCACCCCCAAGCCGTATAATGAGACAACGTGGTCTCCAGACAAAATTATCCTGAGCTGTGAAATCAGTGCCAAGGCGGTCACCGGTCCGACGGTTATGCTCGTGTCTTTGTGCGCCCTCTGCTTCATTTTCTCCTATATGGGGAAGGACCTCCCCAAAAATTACAACGAGGCCAAAGCGATAACCTTCTGCCTGCTCTTGCTGATCCTCACCTGGATTATTTTTGTGACGATTTGTTTGCTTTATAGGGGCAAGTTTGTCCAAAGCCTGAATGCTCTGGCAGTGCTCTCCAGCCTCTACTCCTTCTTCTTGTGGTATTTCCTCCCAAAATGTTacatcattatttttcaaccccacaaaaacacaccacaGTACTTCCAAGGTATAATCCAGAATTATACCAAAACAATTAGCCAGTAA
- the rer1 gene encoding protein RER1 isoform X2, producing the protein MSEGDSAGDSIHGKPSVVAAFFTRVGQIYQSWLDKSTPYSIVRWASTLVLTALYMIRVYILQGWYIVTYALGIYHLNLFIAFLSPKVDPSLLDEDEGPALPTKQNEEFRPFIRRLPEFKFWHSATKGIVIAMVCTFFEAFNVPVFWPILVMYFIMLFCITMKRQIKHMIKYRYLPFTHGKRTYKEET; encoded by the exons ATGTCAGAAGGGGACAGTGCTGGGGACTCAATCCATGGAAAACCATCTGTAGTTGCTGCCTTTTTCACACGGGTCGGACAG ATCTATCAGTCATGGCTCGACAAATCAACACCATACTCTATAGTGCGATGGGCCTCCACACTTGTACTTACTGCGCTGTACATGATCCGAGTGTACATACTCCAG GGTTGGTACATAGTTACATATGCCTTGGGAATCTACCATCTGAACCTGTTCATTGCTTTTCTATCACCAAAAGTGGATCCTTCACTGCTTGATGAAG ATGAGGGCCCAGCCCTTCCTACCAAGCAGAATGAAGAGTTCCGTCCTTTCATCAGGAGGTTGCCTGAGTTCAAATTCTG GCATTCAGCAACAAAAGGCATTGTCATTGCCATGGTTTGCACCTTTTTTGAAGCCTTCAACGTGCCGGTGTTCTGGCCTATACTTGTGATGTACTTCATCATGCTCTTCTGCATCACCATGAAGAGGCAGATCAAG caTATGATCAAGTATAGATACCTACCATTCACGCATGGAAAGAGGACATATAAAG AGGAAACGTAA
- the rer1 gene encoding protein RER1 isoform X1, with product MSEGDSAGDSIHGKPSVVAAFFTRVGQIYQSWLDKSTPYSIVRWASTLVLTALYMIRVYILQGWYIVTYALGIYHLNLFIAFLSPKVDPSLLDEDEGPALPTKQNEEFRPFIRRLPEFKFWHSATKGIVIAMVCTFFEAFNVPVFWPILVMYFIMLFCITMKRQIKHMIKYRYLPFTHGKRTYKGKEETGKPFAS from the exons ATGTCAGAAGGGGACAGTGCTGGGGACTCAATCCATGGAAAACCATCTGTAGTTGCTGCCTTTTTCACACGGGTCGGACAG ATCTATCAGTCATGGCTCGACAAATCAACACCATACTCTATAGTGCGATGGGCCTCCACACTTGTACTTACTGCGCTGTACATGATCCGAGTGTACATACTCCAG GGTTGGTACATAGTTACATATGCCTTGGGAATCTACCATCTGAACCTGTTCATTGCTTTTCTATCACCAAAAGTGGATCCTTCACTGCTTGATGAAG ATGAGGGCCCAGCCCTTCCTACCAAGCAGAATGAAGAGTTCCGTCCTTTCATCAGGAGGTTGCCTGAGTTCAAATTCTG GCATTCAGCAACAAAAGGCATTGTCATTGCCATGGTTTGCACCTTTTTTGAAGCCTTCAACGTGCCGGTGTTCTGGCCTATACTTGTGATGTACTTCATCATGCTCTTCTGCATCACCATGAAGAGGCAGATCAAG caTATGATCAAGTATAGATACCTACCATTCACGCATGGAAAGAGGACATATAAAGGCAAGGAAGAAACAGGGAAACCTTTTGCTAGTTAA